From a single Scyliorhinus torazame isolate Kashiwa2021f unplaced genomic scaffold, sScyTor2.1 scaffold_1294, whole genome shotgun sequence genomic region:
- the LOC140407184 gene encoding uncharacterized protein → MQFADDTTVVGRITNKDESDYRREIDHLVAWCTENHISLNAGKTKELIIDFRKRSTTHIPICINGSEVEMVDSFKFLGVTTTNSLSWSTHIGATVKKSQQHLYFLQKLKKFGMSASTLTNIYRCDRESILSGCITAWYGNCSAQDRKKLKSVVNTAQHITQTYHPPIDSVYTFRCLRKEGRIVRDPSHPDSALFQTLPSARKYRSLKTRTSRHRNSFFPTATRLLNDSPLG, encoded by the exons ATGCAG tttgcagatgatacaactgtggtgggtcgtatcacaAACaaagatgaatcagactacagaagggagatagatcacttggttgcatggtgtactgaaaaccacatctctctaaatgctggaaagactaaggagctgatcatcgacttcaggaagcgtagcacgacacacatccccatctgcatcaatggctcagaagtagagatggtcgatagctttaagttcctgggggtcaccaccaccaacagtctgtcctggtccactcacattggtgcaacagtcaagaaatcccaacaacatctctacttcctacagaagctaaagaaatttggcatgtctgcatcgactctcacaaacatctacagatgtgacagagagagcatcctatctggctgcattacagcttggtatggcaactgctcggcccaagatcgcaagaaactgaagagtgtggtgaacacagcccaacACATTACACAAACttaccatcctcccattgattctgtatacaccttccgctgcctcaggaaggaaggcagaattgtcagagacccctcacacccagacaGTGCccttttccagacccttccatcagccagaaaatacagaagtctgaagacccgcacatccagacataggaacagcttcttccccacagctaccagactcctcaacgactctcccttgggctga